In Hwangdonia lutea, a single window of DNA contains:
- a CDS encoding PorP/SprF family type IX secretion system membrane protein, whose product MKLIKHNIIAIALLSCTIGVAQQLPQFTQYMFNTISVNPAYAGSREALSVVGLHRSQWVGFKGGPITQTLSIHTPLRNDRIGLGLSFIEDDLGPQNFTYVYGDFSYTIPTGSDGKLAFGLKAGFTQFSFDADFRNDPGNVNDPLIFGTEDRWTPNLGAGVFWHSNRWYLGLSAPRILTNDFSNAQKEFEALERISYYFTGGYVFDLSNNIKLKPAVLLKATNGAPMSYDFTGSFLFNEKFWLGGSYRLNRETAAIGGFADFQISRQLRVGYAYEKPISDIARYTTGTHEILLIYEFKFLSSKLKSPRYF is encoded by the coding sequence ATGAAACTTATTAAACATAACATAATCGCTATTGCATTGTTAAGCTGTACGATTGGAGTTGCACAACAATTACCGCAATTCACACAGTATATGTTCAATACAATCTCTGTAAATCCCGCTTATGCTGGTAGTAGAGAAGCTTTAAGCGTGGTTGGATTACACAGAAGTCAATGGGTTGGTTTTAAAGGCGGACCTATAACACAAACACTGTCTATTCATACACCGCTCAGGAATGATAGAATTGGTTTAGGCTTGTCGTTTATTGAAGACGATTTAGGTCCTCAAAATTTCACGTATGTTTATGGTGATTTTTCATATACCATTCCAACAGGTTCAGATGGTAAATTGGCATTTGGTTTAAAAGCGGGTTTTACTCAATTTAGTTTTGATGCCGATTTTCGAAATGACCCTGGCAACGTAAACGATCCGTTAATATTTGGTACCGAAGATAGATGGACACCAAATTTAGGCGCCGGTGTTTTTTGGCACTCAAACCGTTGGTATTTAGGCTTATCTGCACCAAGAATATTAACTAACGATTTTAGTAACGCACAAAAAGAGTTTGAAGCCTTAGAACGTATTAGTTACTATTTTACCGGTGGTTATGTGTTTGATTTAAGTAATAATATAAAACTTAAACCTGCGGTATTATTAAAAGCAACAAACGGAGCACCAATGTCTTACGATTTTACCGGAAGCTTCCTATTCAATGAGAAATTTTGGTTGGGCGGTTCGTACAGACTCAATAGAGAAACAGCTGCCATTGGAGGTTTTGCCGATTTTCAAATATCAAGACAATTACGTGTTGGGTACGCTTACGAAAAACCCATTTCAGATATCGCAAGATATACCACTGGAACTCACGAGATTTTATTAATTTACGAATTCAAATTCCTAAGTTCTAAATTAAAATCACCAAGATATTTCTAA
- a CDS encoding OmpA family protein encodes MKLKNHIVICLALMLSFSVFSQQGKQKRADTLFNKFSFVKAAELYQDLIEKNYNKDYATRKLADCYAYLRNPQRASRYYKKVVEQDNVPIEYYYSYAQSLRGIKKYKESQIWLKRFKDSGGVVNANDFSKNANFITSIFNAKQQYFLDRVRFNSKYSDFGAFEHDGKVYFASSRDEGVAVKRLYGWNEQPFLDVYVAKVGSRRNVDYTGKLKGDVNSIYHDGPVTITKDGKTMYFSRNNYKDQVRKRDNSGLTAMKIYRATLQDSVWTNIEDLPINSDDFSTQHAALNKDDTKLYFASDRPGGYGGSDIYVVDINPDGTLGEPQNVGNVVNTENAEGFPFINQEDVLFFSSDGHVGLGLLDVFATIKGENGDFVDVVNLGIPVNSNKDDFSFTMNPNGITGYFASNRRGGRGDDDIYAYYREPIMQVEGVVTDAINAKPIANSKITLYDDKDNEIAYMETDENGFYQINIDRNQDYKIVGGQDKYIDDYRTFTSKNLQTELTTITANLLLNPKPNVVKLAELNTIYFDFDKHNIREDAALELDKIVNLMLNDYPEMVIRIESHTDSRGALTYNDKLSIDRANSTYEYLVSKGVNPERITEHQGFGERRLTNGCVDGQKCEAEEHQLNRRTQFIVVKME; translated from the coding sequence ATGAAACTAAAAAACCACATAGTAATTTGTTTAGCTTTAATGCTCAGCTTTTCTGTTTTTTCCCAACAAGGAAAACAAAAAAGGGCTGATACCTTATTCAATAAATTCTCTTTTGTAAAAGCCGCAGAGCTTTATCAAGATCTTATTGAAAAAAACTATAATAAAGATTACGCTACTAGAAAGTTAGCCGATTGTTATGCTTATTTAAGGAATCCGCAAAGAGCTTCCCGATATTATAAAAAAGTGGTTGAGCAAGACAATGTACCCATCGAGTATTACTATAGCTACGCCCAATCGCTTCGTGGTATTAAAAAATACAAAGAATCCCAAATATGGTTGAAGCGTTTTAAAGATTCCGGAGGCGTTGTAAATGCTAACGATTTTTCCAAAAATGCCAATTTTATTACAAGCATTTTTAACGCCAAACAGCAATACTTTTTAGATCGCGTACGCTTCAATTCAAAATATAGCGATTTTGGAGCTTTTGAGCACGATGGGAAAGTATATTTCGCATCTTCGAGAGATGAAGGTGTTGCCGTTAAACGGTTGTATGGCTGGAACGAACAACCCTTTTTAGATGTTTACGTGGCCAAAGTGGGCTCGCGAAGAAATGTAGATTACACCGGAAAGCTAAAAGGCGATGTCAATTCCATTTACCACGATGGGCCGGTTACCATTACCAAAGATGGCAAAACCATGTATTTTTCAAGAAATAATTATAAGGACCAAGTAAGGAAAAGGGACAATAGCGGCTTAACCGCCATGAAAATATATAGGGCCACTTTACAAGACAGCGTTTGGACAAACATTGAAGACCTGCCAATTAACAGCGACGATTTTTCCACCCAACACGCCGCATTAAATAAAGACGACACCAAATTATATTTTGCATCCGACAGACCCGGTGGTTATGGCGGATCGGATATTTATGTGGTAGATATTAACCCCGACGGTACTTTGGGCGAACCCCAAAACGTTGGTAATGTGGTTAACACCGAAAATGCAGAGGGCTTCCCATTTATAAACCAAGAAGATGTCCTGTTCTTTTCATCCGACGGGCATGTGGGCCTAGGCCTGCTCGATGTATTCGCCACCATTAAGGGCGAAAATGGTGATTTTGTTGATGTTGTAAATTTAGGTATTCCGGTTAATTCCAATAAAGACGATTTTTCATTTACCATGAATCCCAACGGAATTACGGGTTATTTTGCTTCAAACCGAAGAGGTGGCCGTGGCGATGACGATATTTATGCCTATTACCGAGAACCAATCATGCAAGTTGAAGGTGTAGTAACCGATGCCATTAACGCAAAACCTATTGCCAATTCTAAAATTACATTATACGATGATAAAGACAATGAAATTGCGTATATGGAAACCGATGAAAACGGATTCTATCAAATAAATATAGACAGAAATCAAGATTACAAAATTGTAGGAGGTCAAGATAAATACATTGACGATTATCGCACCTTTACTTCAAAAAATCTACAAACAGAACTTACAACAATTACAGCAAACTTATTGCTTAACCCTAAGCCAAATGTTGTAAAACTTGCAGAATTAAATACGATTTATTTTGATTTTGATAAACACAACATCAGAGAAGATGCAGCTTTAGAACTGGATAAAATTGTGAATTTAATGTTGAATGATTATCCAGAAATGGTGATTAGAATTGAATCGCACACCGACTCTCGAGGTGCATTAACCTATAACGATAAACTGTCGATAGATCGAGCAAATTCAACCTACGAATATTTAGTTTCGAAAGGTGTAAATCCTGAAAGAATTACAGAGCACCAAGGATTTGGAGAGCGCCGATTAACCAATGGTTGCGTAGATGGACAAAAATGCGAAGCGGAAGAACATCAATTAAACCGACGTACTCAATTTATAGTTGTAAAAATGGAATAA